The stretch of DNA CGCCTGCACCACCCGCCATGCCAAAACAATACAGCCGGGCTACGGCCATCTGCATGCACCGGCCCGTGATCGGCGGTATTTTCGAGCATCTGCGTGCCATGTGCGCCTCGAAATCGCTGGCCAAACAGCTTATCGCCAAATCGCCTTATATGCCGACAGGTAATGCGGTAGCATTGTTCATCGTGAAAGACGCGGAAGGCCCGCGCATCATCGATATTCAAAGAATGGCTCCAGTTGTCTACTAACCCAGTGCATTACAGTTCAGGTTCCGTCAATTCCGCCCATCCGGGCTTTGCTCCCGCTCGTACCGGCTCCTCGCGTCCGGCTCGTCCTGCCCAGCTCGACCCTGCACTAACCGAAAAAATGGCCGGCGGCATGGACCCCGAGGAAATCAACGAAATGAGCCACGCTTCGGCCCAGGCCATGCTCGACCGCGTGCATCATACCCAAGATCCGCAAATCGTTGAGCGTGTGCTGACGCTGGTCGACCGCGAAGGTGTCGATATCATCGCGGAGCTCTGGAGCAGGTCGGAACCGGATTCCCTGCCCGGCATTCTTTGGCGGCTTTACCTGCTGCGCACCTGGATGCGCAAGAACCAACGGTCGCTGGCGAGTCTGTACCGTATCGCCGAACCTGAGGATACAGCGGCTTCAGCCATCGCAGGCGTCGACACTCCCCCGACCGCCGAAGATATCGTGCATACCGCGGATTCAATACTTTCCGGGGCCTTTACCGGCGATTTTGCCGTCGCGTTGGAACGAGCCTCGGCCTTCATCGATGTGATAGCCCGAGGTCTTGCGATCCGTGCGAAAATGCTGACCAGACAGGCACGCAAAGTTGAGGCGGCAGAAACGGCCCGTCGCGAAGCGCATATGCGCGACCTCCAGCACGAAGTCGAGGCTGCCGAAGCGGCCCAAGCTGCACAACGGGTTGCCGACGAGGCCGCCGATGGCAATAATGCCGACCGTCACAATCACGACCATGATGGCAACAATGCAGCAGCCAATCGATACAACTCGGCCTTGAGCGATGCAGACGCACGTTATCGTGCTGGCAAGGGCCCCGCAAGCTCGGCAGGCCCCGCATCCAACGACCCGCGTACCGTAGCCGCGCGTTTGCTGCACACTGGCAGCAATCTTATGACGACTTCCACGGATTTCCGCCACGGAGCAAGTCTCTGGCGTCAAGGGAAACTCGAGTAACCCGGCGCTTTACAACCAGCCATCTGCACACTTTACGCGCTCGGCGTGTAAACGCAGGACGACCAGTTATACTTGAGTACGCGCTGGACCGTGCTTAAGCCCCGGGCTTCATTTTTTGCCGCTGCGAGCGGCGTTCGCGCCGACAGGCGCTTTCACGGTTCAGCGTTTTACTTTATTTTGCGCGCAATGTTGCGGGTCGGTTACAGATTTCATTTTCGATTTTCAAAAAACCACGGCTGGGCATATCCTAGAAGTATGCAACTTCAAGTTTTGGACCACCCGCTGGTCGAGCATAAACTCACCGTTTTGCGGGATAAAAATACTCCTTCCAACATCTTCCGCGAACTCGTCAGCGAGCTCGTCACCCTCGAAGCCTATGAAGCGACTCGTAACCTCGACGTCGTCGACAAGGAAATCGAGACCCCGATCTGCAAGATGACCGGCAAGCACCTCGCCTCCCCGCGTCCGATGGTGGTGCCGATCCTGCGCGCCGGCCTCGGCATGCTCGACGGCATGACCAAGCTCCTGCCCACCGCCGAGGTCGGCTTCCTCGGCATGCGCCGTGACGAAGACACACTCGACATCATCACCTACGCGAACCGCCTTCCCGAGGATTTGACCGGTCGCCAGGTCTTCCTTTTGGACCCGATGCTCGCCACCGGCGGCACCACCATCGCTGCCACGCACTACCTCATCGAGCGCGGCGCCAAGGACATCACTTCCATCAATATCATCGCCGCTCCCGAAGGTTTGAAGCGCGTCGAAGATACGCTCGACCCCAGCATCAATCTCAAGGTCGTGGTCTGCGGCGTCGATGAGAAACTCAATGAGCACGGCTACATCGTCCCCGGCCTCGGCGACGCCGGCGACCGCCTCTACGGCCTGATTGACTGAGCCGGATCTGACAACCTCCATTTAAATAACATGAGGTTCTTTCCAATTACGTTTGGAAAGAACCTCTTTTGTTGCCAAAGCCATTCACTGCCATAATAATATCTGCAAAATTTTATAAATTAAGTCCGGTTGAATTGTGGATTATATGGTTCAACCCATCGTAAAAATCGTAAGTTGAGCAGCATAATCCACAACTTGCCTCTAAAATGCCAAGTTATTCATTACGACATTTAATCCCTAATCCGATTGAGGCTATTTGCCTTTGGCGGCTTTCTTGGCTTTGCGGCCCTTGAAGTAGATGTCGAAGACGATCCAGACGCTCAGGATGAAGGCGATGACGTAGCCCATGAAGCCGACCACGGGGATGCCGAAAACGATGGGCTTCATACCGGCGTAATACACGATGGACGAGCCGACGAACAAGCCGACCACAATCAGCGCCATCGTCAGGCGATTGGTCATATCGGAAACCTGCTTCAGCGGTTCCTCGCTGCCGACGATCTCCAAGTTCATACGCAACTGGCCACGAGTCAGCATGCGCATGGCGATCTTGCTCTCGGCCAGCGCGTCGAGCGAACCGTGCAGCGCCTTGTTGCCTTCAATGCTCAATGTTTTGGCCTCATCGACCGCGACCTCGTCGAGGCGTTTGCTTCTGGCGGCATGGTTGGTGATGATCTGAATCATGTTGACGTCGGGAATGAACTCGTCCAGCGTGCCTTCGAGCGTGACCATCGCGCGGCTCATCGTGGTGATGGTCGAGGGCACCTCGATGCCGTGCCGCTGGGCGAGATTGGTCAGCGCCATCGCGAATTCGGCGACATTGAGGTCGGCCAGATCGACTTTTCCATATTCCTCCACGATGACGTCAAGATCGCTGAGCAGTTGCGGATAGTCCTCGGAATCAGGCTGAACATCAGCGAACCGCAGCAAGCCATCGGCAAGCGCCGGCGAATCCTGCGCGCCGACGGCGAAAATCATCTGTCGCAACAAACGGCGGGTCTTTCGGTCGAGGCGACCTATCATGCCCAAATCGATCAGGACGATCTTGCCGCCGGAAATGATGACATTGCCCGGGTGCGGATCGGCGTGGAAGAAGCCGTTGTCGAGGATTTGCGCGGCATAATTGTCAACCAGCTTGGTGCCGATCTCTTTCAAGTCGTAGCCCTCGGCGATGAGTTTGTCGGTATGGTTGAGCGAGATGCCCTCGATATAATCCATCACGACGACGTGCTGGGTGCAGAGGTCCATATACGGCTTCGGGCAGTCCATATAGCGGTATTGGTCGCAGAAACGCTTGAATTCGGCGAGATGTTGGGCCTCCTTCAGGAAATCGGTCTCGTCCTCGAACGTGTCCCAAAGTTCCTCGACCACGCCGCCCAGATCGACCACCTGCATGCTGGAACCCATGAATTTCGTAGCGGCTTTGGCCACGGAACGCATGATGGAGACATCCTGCGCCATCGTCTGCCGCACGCCCGGCCGTTGAACTTTGACGGCAACGTCCTCGCCGGTAACCAAGGTGGCGCGATGGACCTGGGCCAGGGAGGCGGAACCGAGCGGTTTGGGGTTGATATCGGTAAAAATCTCGTCCACAGGTCGCCCGTATTCCTGCTCCAACGTTTCGACAACGGTCTGATACGGCATCGGGTCGGCGTCGGCGCGCAGCTTCGCCAGTTCGTCGCAATATTGCTGGGGCAGAATCTCGGAACGCATCGAAAGCATCTGACCGACCTTGACGAAAGTGGGGCCGAGCGCTTCCAGCATCAGCCGCATCTTGCGGGGCGTCAGACCTTTGGTGATGTCGAACTGGCTCATGATACGCAGAATCTGACCAAGGCGCTTGGCCTTTCCGCGCCGAGTCAGATGGTAACGTTGCGCAAACGATTCTCGACGTCGCCCGAACAGGCTGATTTCATCGGTTTCGTCAGTGGTCTTAGGAGTGTTTCCAGAATTCCCAGCGCTTCCATCATTTTCCGTACTGTCGCTTTGCTGGGCGTTTCCGCCTTCTGTAGCGTTATCGCCGCCGGAAGCATTATTCCTGTCAGAATCATTATCATCACTGGGCGTGTTATCGTCTTTAGAAACGTCATCGGACACACTTGCTTTTGAATCGCCATCAGACGGCGACGAGGCTGATTTTGATTC from Bifidobacterium sp. ESL0728 encodes:
- the upp gene encoding uracil phosphoribosyltransferase; translated protein: MQLQVLDHPLVEHKLTVLRDKNTPSNIFRELVSELVTLEAYEATRNLDVVDKEIETPICKMTGKHLASPRPMVVPILRAGLGMLDGMTKLLPTAEVGFLGMRRDEDTLDIITYANRLPEDLTGRQVFLLDPMLATGGTTIAATHYLIERGAKDITSINIIAAPEGLKRVEDTLDPSINLKVVVCGVDEKLNEHGYIVPGLGDAGDRLYGLID
- a CDS encoding AarF/UbiB family protein, which produces MADTVRNAALKGNYAQNETTDGDDTAESDFENQAMKSDTAEAALGQKTQKASSGTKGSNNASQLERTQLESKSASSPSDGDSKASVSDDVSKDDNTPSDDNDSDRNNASGGDNATEGGNAQQSDSTENDGSAGNSGNTPKTTDETDEISLFGRRRESFAQRYHLTRRGKAKRLGQILRIMSQFDITKGLTPRKMRLMLEALGPTFVKVGQMLSMRSEILPQQYCDELAKLRADADPMPYQTVVETLEQEYGRPVDEIFTDINPKPLGSASLAQVHRATLVTGEDVAVKVQRPGVRQTMAQDVSIMRSVAKAATKFMGSSMQVVDLGGVVEELWDTFEDETDFLKEAQHLAEFKRFCDQYRYMDCPKPYMDLCTQHVVVMDYIEGISLNHTDKLIAEGYDLKEIGTKLVDNYAAQILDNGFFHADPHPGNVIISGGKIVLIDLGMIGRLDRKTRRLLRQMIFAVGAQDSPALADGLLRFADVQPDSEDYPQLLSDLDVIVEEYGKVDLADLNVAEFAMALTNLAQRHGIEVPSTITTMSRAMVTLEGTLDEFIPDVNMIQIITNHAARSKRLDEVAVDEAKTLSIEGNKALHGSLDALAESKIAMRMLTRGQLRMNLEIVGSEEPLKQVSDMTNRLTMALIVVGLFVGSSIVYYAGMKPIVFGIPVVGFMGYVIAFILSVWIVFDIYFKGRKAKKAAKGK